AACATCTTGAGCACCACGGAGAGGGCCTTGGGCCCTCCGAGGGAGGAGGCAATGGCGACCAGGGGGTACGGTGCCTCGGTGACCGCGGGCCGTACATTCGGCTTCTGCGCCTGCACGGGGCGCGAGACGCGGACCTCGGCGAGCAGCATCAGCTTGCGGCCCACCGCCTGCCAGAAGTCAGTGCCGGGCTCGTGCGGACGATCCACCACGTCCACGGCCCCGAAGGCGAGCGCCTGGAAGGCCTCGGCGCCGGAGAGCGTGCCCGGGTGAAGCGCGAGCACCGGCACGGGCCGCTCCGCCATCACCCGCTGAATGGCCTTGAGGGCGTCCGGGCCGGACAGGTCCACCACGACCACGTCCGGATGCAGACGCTGAACGCCCTCGAGGGCCTCGGAGAACTCGCAGACGTTGCCGGCCGGGGCGAGCACCACCCCGTCGAACAACCCCCGCGAGGCGCTCCGAAGCACCTCGCCCACGAGCAACACACGGTATGCGGACGCACCGACGTCCAAGCTGCCCCCTTGCCTCGCTTCAGGTCAGACGATCGATGGTCTGCGCCAGGCTCTCGACGCCCAGTTCGCCCTTGACCAGGTACGCATCCGCGCCTGCCTCGGCCCCGCGCCGCCTGTCCTCCGGCGACGCGAGCGAGGACAGGATGATGACGGGAATGCGGGACAGCCCCACGGTGGACTTGAGCCGCCGCGTGAGCGAGAAGCCGTCCAGCCGGGGCATCTGCACGTCGGAGAGGATGAGGTCGTACTGCTGCGACTGGGCCTTGAGGTAGCCCTCCTCTCCGTCCTGGGCCTCGTCCACGGTGTGCCCCAGCGCCTTGACGAGCGCGGACTCGGTGGCACGTGCGATGGGGGAGTCGTCCACCAGCAGCACCCGCAGGCGCTTGGCGGCCTGGCCCTGGGTGACGGGCCGCGCCATGCGGCGCACCTCCGTCATGATGTCGGGCACGTGCAGGAGCACGGCGATGCGGCCGTCCTCCAGCGCGGCGGTGCCGGCGATGAAGGCGGCGCCCTTGAGGAACTCGCCTCCGCAGGGCTTCACCGCCACCTCGCGCTCGTCCACGAAGCCGTCCACCACGAGGGCGGCCAGGTCATCGCCGTGACGCACCACCACGGCGGGCGGCTTGTCGAAGCGGTTGCCTCCGTTGACGCCCAGCAGCGGCCCCAGGCCCACCAGCGCGGTGGGCTTGCCGCGGTGCTTCACCGCCAGGGTGCCGAAGACCTCCATCCGGTCCTCGGGCTTCACGCGCATCACCGCCACCACGTCGGCGGCGGGCATGCCGTAGACGTCATCGCCCAAGCGCACCAGCAGCACCTTCATGAGCGCCAGCGACTGCGGCAGGCGCAAGGTGATGGCGCTGCCACGGCCCAGGCGGCTGACGATGCCCACCGAGCCGCCCAGCGACTCCACCTTCTTCTTCACGACGTCCATGCCCACGCCGCGGCCGGAGATGTCGGTGATCTCCTGGCGGGTGGAGAAACCCGCGCGGAAGACGAGCTCGATGGCCTCGCGCTCGGAGAGGGCGGCGGCCTGGGACTCGGTCAGCAGGCCCTTGCGCACGGCCACTTCCCGCAGCTTCTGCGGATCCATGCCGCGGCCGTCGTCGTCCACCTCGATGCTGAGCATGTCGCCGTCGGCGCGCACGCGGATGCGCAGGCGGCCCGCGGCGGGCTTGCCGAGCATGCGGCGCTCGTCGGGCGTCTCCAGGCCGTGGTCCACGCCGTTGCGCAGCAGGTGCACCAGGGCGTCGCGCACGTCGGCCAGCATCGAGCGATCCACGCCGAGATCGGCGTTCTCGATGACGAGGTCCACTTCCTTGCCCTGGGCCCGGGCGATGTCACGCACGGCACGGGGGAAGGCGTCGAAGACGGTGGACAGCGGCACGAGGCGGGCCTCGGCCACGTGGTCCGCCATCATCGCCAGGTTGCCGTGCAGCGTCTCGATGCCGTCCCCGTTGCGGCGCACGAAGCGGAACGCGTCGTCGCGCAGCATGTGCAGGTCGCCCTCGATCCGCTCGAGGTCGTTGCGCATCTGGTTGGGGACGTTGAGATGCTCGGCCAGCTTGAGGAAGCGATCGCCCAGGCGCGAGAAGCGCTGCAGCAGCGCCTCGACCTCGGAGGCGCGCAGACGGCCGCGCGCGCTCTCCACCAACAGGTCACCGGCGAGCAGGCCGAGCGAGTCGAGCACCTCGACATTCACACGGATGCTGCGATCGGCGAGCGCCTTGGGGGAATGACCTTCCTCGTGCTCGGCCTTGGCGGCCCGTGCGGGGGCCGGAGGCGGAGGTGACACCGCCGCGGCGGGCGGAGGCACGTAGACGGGCTCCGCGGGCTCCTCGACGGTGGCTTCCACCTCGGGGACCACGGGCACCACCGGAATGGCCGTCCGCGAGGGGGCCTTGGCGCCGCCGATGGCCGGTGGCGCATGTCCAGAGGCCGCGGTGAGCGCCTCGACCATCTCCTGCGAGGCCGGGGTGCCCGACTGGGCGCCCTCGGTGTCCTCCAGGAGGTCTGAAATGGTGTCGCACGCACGCAGCAGGAGGTCCGTCGCCACTTCGGTGGCGGCCCTCCCGTCTCGCTCGGCGCGCAACACGTCCTCGGCCGCGTGCGCGAGCTGGCCGATGGCGGCCAGGCCCAGCATCCGGGCCTCGCCCTTCATCGTGTGCAGCTCGCGCGCGACCTCGTCCGCCGCCTGATCCGCGGTGGGCTTCTCGAGATCGAGAATACCCAGCTGGATCTTCTGCAGACGGTCGGCGCTGACCTCCTGGAACT
The sequence above is drawn from the Archangium gephyra genome and encodes:
- a CDS encoding chemotaxis protein CheB; protein product: MDVGASAYRVLLVGEVLRSASRGLFDGVVLAPAGNVCEFSEALEGVQRLHPDVVVVDLSGPDALKAIQRVMAERPVPVLALHPGTLSGAEAFQALAFGAVDVVDRPHEPGTDFWQAVGRKLMLLAEVRVSRPVQAQKPNVRPAVTEAPYPLVAIASSLGGPKALSVVLKMLPKDFPAPVCICQHISHGFTEGLAQWLGSESPLRVVEATDGEEMVPGCVYIARSGSHLVVRPKGRLVLDPSPPVRGFRPSCDVLLTSAAESFGTRVLGVILTGMGRDGARGLKEIRERGGRTIAQDKTSCAVYGMPKEAVRLGAAEEVLPLDQIGPTLIQWVQSC
- a CDS encoding hybrid sensor histidine kinase/response regulator, translating into MDTESLKKSLLSKFQEVSADRLQKIQLGILDLEKPTADQAADEVARELHTMKGEARMLGLAAIGQLAHAAEDVLRAERDGRAATEVATDLLLRACDTISDLLEDTEGAQSGTPASQEMVEALTAASGHAPPAIGGAKAPSRTAIPVVPVVPEVEATVEEPAEPVYVPPPAAAVSPPPPAPARAAKAEHEEGHSPKALADRSIRVNVEVLDSLGLLAGDLLVESARGRLRASEVEALLQRFSRLGDRFLKLAEHLNVPNQMRNDLERIEGDLHMLRDDAFRFVRRNGDGIETLHGNLAMMADHVAEARLVPLSTVFDAFPRAVRDIARAQGKEVDLVIENADLGVDRSMLADVRDALVHLLRNGVDHGLETPDERRMLGKPAAGRLRIRVRADGDMLSIEVDDDGRGMDPQKLREVAVRKGLLTESQAAALSEREAIELVFRAGFSTRQEITDISGRGVGMDVVKKKVESLGGSVGIVSRLGRGSAITLRLPQSLALMKVLLVRLGDDVYGMPAADVVAVMRVKPEDRMEVFGTLAVKHRGKPTALVGLGPLLGVNGGNRFDKPPAVVVRHGDDLAALVVDGFVDEREVAVKPCGGEFLKGAAFIAGTAALEDGRIAVLLHVPDIMTEVRRMARPVTQGQAAKRLRVLLVDDSPIARATESALVKALGHTVDEAQDGEEGYLKAQSQQYDLILSDVQMPRLDGFSLTRRLKSTVGLSRIPVIILSSLASPEDRRRGAEAGADAYLVKGELGVESLAQTIDRLT